CTCGATGATAGCAATGCCGTGTATCAGCTTGCGCTTAGGTTTTTGCAGCAACAAGACTACACTGCAGCAAAATTATGGTGGCAGCCTTACTTTGCTGAATTTACTTTATTGCAGCAGCAAGCCTTAGCGGATCAGCTAGTCCAAACGCAACAGTGGCACGATATAAGCAGTTTAGGCCAAGCTGGCAAGTTACCCGAGGGGAATGCTAAGCAAGCTTGGCTATTGCAACAACAAATGCCGGTAGCTCAAATTGCCCCTGCTTATGCGAAGCAACAGCAATTTGCTTTATCAACAGCGACTTTACAAGCAAGCAGCCAGTGCAAATTTAATGTTTTAATGATGACAGATCACTACAAAGGGATTCAGGCTTTAAACCAGTATAAGCAGCAATACAGCAAAGCTCCTGAGCCCGCCAAAGACAGCTTTTGCTTCACTGAGGTTGTTTATGTAGCCGATAAATTTAAGTGTGATGCAAGTGGTGGGGCGCTTAGTTGTAATTGGCAAAATGCTGCAGAGCAAAAATGGCCTGAAGGTTTTGACTTTATTGTGATGATGTCGAATCAAGGGGCAGCAAATGTTCAAGGCGGTATTATGCATATTAACTCATCGCAACCTTATGCGGTGTTTTTACATGAATTAATGCACTTTAGTGGTTTTGAAGATGAATATGCTTTAGCAGAGAAAAAACAGCAGTGGCTGTGCAAGCAGCAAGGGTTAGTCGCTCCAAATTTATTTATCGCAAATGGCGTTCTTCCACCAAAAAGCTGGCAAAAAAGTGTCGCTTGCGACAATGAAAAGGCCTATAAACCTAGCCCTAATTGGTCGATTATGCAGTACCAAACTATGGGGTTATCTGAGCAATACAGAGCGCTTTGGCAAAAACAAATTAACCAGCCCTTAACAAAGCCGGTTCGGTTTTCTGAATATTTTGCCTTTTTAGGCTTAAAGCCAGTGTTTACAACAGCTTCCAAAGAGCAGAATTTTTCTGACTAATCGACTATTTATTGCTATTTTAGTATGCAAAGCGGTTAAATATTGTGCAAATAGGAGTGTCTCCTATAGACAAAATAGCACCTGATCAGTATAACTATACGCATTGTAAGCTTTTTTTGAAGCCAACTTTTAACCATCCAAATGAACAGTACGCAACTAATTAAAACTAGAGCGGTATTGATATTCTTATGACACTAAAAGGCTCCTAATTATGACTTTGCTCTGGATACCCCTGTTATCCTTAATCGGCAGTGTTATTTCATCCTGCACTTCAAAACTAACACGTAACCAAAGCACTGCTTTGACCATGTTAGCGCCTTTGATTGCCCTTGGAATTGTATTTTCGTATACCCCTGCAGTCTTTTCTGGTGAAACAATTCGCTACACTGCTGAGTGGATCCCGCTTTTAAACATGCAAGTCTCGTTTCGACTTGATGGTTTAACGTTACTCTTTTTATATATGATCTTGGGTATTGGTACCCTAGTGATTTTTTATGCGCGTTATTACTTGAGTAATAGCGACTCAATGCCAAAGCTATACTGCTATTTAATGCTATTTATGACCGCAATGGTCGGCATCGTGATGTCGAACAATGTGATTCAGCTTTGGTTTTTCTGGGAGCTCACCAGTATTAGCTCGTTCTTATTGATTAGCTATTGGTGGCATAAATCAGAAGCTCGAAAAGGCGCGCGCATGGCGCTTGCTATTACCGGTGCCGGTGGTCTTGCATTACTAGCTGGTTTATTACTTATTGGTGATATTGTTGGTAGTTATAATCTTGACGTTATTTTAGCAAGCAAAGCGCTTATTCAATCTCATGAACTCTATGAAGTTGCGCTGGTATTAGTGCTATTAGGTGCTTTTACCAAATCTGCGCAATTTCCATTTCATTTCTGGTTACCACATGCGATGGCGGCACCGACACCAGTCAGTGCCTACTTACACTCTGCAACCATGGTTAAAGCGGGTATCTTTCTATTAGCGCGTTTTTATCCAGCGCTATCAGGCACAGATACTTGGTTTATCTTAGTGGCGATGACGGGTCTGGCGACTTTATTGGTCGGCGCTTATATCGCGTTGTTTAAGCATGATTTAAAAGGCTTGTTGGCTTATTCAACAATCAGCCATTTAGGTTTAATTACATTACTCTTAGGTTTAGACACTGAGCTTGCTACAGTGGCTGCTATTTTCCACATTATTAACCACGCTACGTTTAAAGCGTCGTTATTTATGGCAACGGGTATCATTGATCATGAAACTGGCACCCGTGATATGCGTAAACTTAATGGTATGTGGCGATTTATGCCGTATACCGCCACACTTGCTATGGTGGCAGCTGCAGCCATGGCGGGCGTGCCACTGTTAAATGGTTTCTTGTCGAAAGAAATGTTCTTTGCCGAAACACTACATCAACAAGTGCTTGGCTCTATGTCGTGGTTAATTCCAGTGTTAGCAACGATTGCTGGTGCACTATCTGTGGCGTATTCAGCGCGCTTTATTCATGACGTGTTTTTCAATGGCGACCCAATTGATTTGCCAAAACAGCCCCATGAGCCACCACGCTATATGCGTGTACCAATCGAAATTTTGGTTGTGCTGTGTTTACTCGTTGGTATGTTCCCGCACTTTGCAGTAAGCGATATTTTAGCTTCGGCATCTTTCGCAGTGCTTGGTAATGTAGCCCCGGATTATAAGCTATCAGTATGGCATGGCTTTAACTTACCTCTGTTAATGAGCTTTATTGCAACAAGCGTTGGTGTGATGATTTATGTGCAGCGTAAGCACCTGTTCCACTTCCAAGCGTCATTACCAACTTTGAATGCTAAAAAAGGCTTTGAGCGTGGCTTATATAGCTTGATTAAGTGGTCACAAGAAAAGATTAAACGTATCGAAAATGGCTCCTTACAGCGTTATGCCTTTGTGATGATTGCGGTGGTGCTCATGTGTGCGGGTTGGCCTTTATTTGAAATGCGCCAGTTAGCAGGAGCAAGCGAGTTAACCCCAATCGATTTCCATAATGCAATAGGTGCAGGCTTACTAATAATTGGTGCGTTGGCAACGGTTATTTGGCACCGCTCACGAATGATATCTTTGATTATGATTTCAATTGTAGGCCTGATGGTATCTGTTGCTTTCACTCGATTCTCTGCGCCAGATTTAGCACTGACTCAGTTAACGGTTGAAGTTGTCACCGTGATGCTACTGATGCTTGCACTGTTCTTTTTACCGCAGCGTACTCCGAAAGAATCGAGCTCACTGCGTATTCTGCGTGACTTGGGTATCTCATCGGCAATTGGTGTGGTTGTGGCAAGTATTTGTTATGCGCTTCTGACAAGACCACTTGAGTCAATTTCTGACTTCTTTGTTGCCAATGCAAAAACTGGCGGTGGTGGTACTAACGTTGTAAACGTTATTCTCGTTGACTTTAGGGGTTTTGATACCCTAGGTGAAATTACCGTATTGGGTATTGCTGCATTAGGTATTTATAAACTGCTTATTAACTTGCCGCTGTTTATGCCAGCAAGTGATAGCGAAGGGCGTCCATGGGCAAGAGAGCGTTACCCAATTCTACTCTCGAGTATTTCACAAAGCTTGTTACCACTTGCATTACTTGTGTCTGCGTATATTTTCTTACGTGGTCATAACTTACCAGGTGGTGGCTTTATTGCAGGACTCGTTACCGCGATTGCATTTATTTTGCAATATATGGCCAATGGTTCGCATTGGATTGCAGACAGATTTGACGTGAATTATCGTAAGATTATTGCGTCAGGTATTGCTATTGCATTGTTTACAGGTATTGGAAGTTGGTTCTTCGAACGTTCATTCCTAACAACCTGGTTTGATTATTTTGATATTCCGTTAGTCGGCAAAACAGAACTTGCTAGTGCTATCGTATTTGATTTAGGTGTGTATTTAACTGTTGTAGGTGCAACGCTGATGATTTTAGCAAGTTTAGGTAAATTAACTGCTGATACACCCAAGCAAGAGGTAAATATTTAATGGAAGTATTGTACGCATCGTGCGTCGGCGTGCTGGTTGCATGCGGAATTTACTTAATATTGCGGGCTCGTACCTTCCCTGTGGTACTCGGCCTGACTATGTTGTCGTATGCAGTTAACCTGTTTTTATTCTCTTCAGGTCGCTTAACAATTAACAAAGCGGCTGTACTTGGTACAGGCAGTGAGTATGCCGACCCACTCCCTCAAGCGTTGGTTTTAACAGCAATTGTAATTGGCTTTGCGATGACCGCTTTTGTGGTTATTTTAGCGATTCGTGGTCGTGCAGATTTGGGTAATGACCATGTTGATGGTCACCTTGTTAAATCATCGAAGGAGCAAAAATGATTCAGCATTTAGCTTCTTTACCGATTCTAATTCCGATGTTGGCAGGTGTTATTTTACTCATGCCGCCATGTGGTAAAAACTTACATATCCGTCGTGTTTCGTCGGTTATTTTGTCGATTGTCACATTATCAGTAAGTGCTTACTTATTATACCACGTTAATAGTACAGCACCGCTTGTTTACGCAATCGGTGACTGGTCTGCACCATTTGGTATTGTGCTGGTTGCCGATAGACTAGCAACACTACTGGTGTTACTTACCAGTTTCCTTGGTGCGGTTGTAGTGCTCTATAGCTGTGCAGGTGATGATAAAAAAGGGAGCTTTTTCCACCCATTAGTGCACTTTTTAGTGTTAGGTGTTAATGGTGCCTTTTTGACTGGCGATGTGTTTAACTTATTCGTATTCTTTGAAGTCTTGTTAATTGCCTCATACTCATTATTGATGCATGCAGGTAACAAACACAGTACACGTGCTGCACTGCAATATGTGATTTTAAACTTAATTGGTTCAAGTGTGTTCTTGATTGCGCTAGGTGTACTTTATGGTGTACTAGGCACATTGAATATTGCTGATTTAGCGCAAAAAGTCCCGCAATTGACGGGTGACGATGTTTACCTCGCTAAAATTGGTGGTTTGTTATTAATTGTGGTATTTGCTTTAAAAGGCGCGTTATTACCATTGCATTTATGGTTACCGAATACCTACGCAAGTGCAATGCCATTGGTGGCTGCATTATTTGCGATTATGACCAAGGTAGGTGTTTATGCCATGCTACGTGTGTATACCGTAATATTTGGTGATAATGCTGGCGAGCTTGCTCACATGGCACAACCTTGGTTATGGGGCTTAGCACTAGCGACCATAGTTATGGGTGGTATTGGTGTATTAGCGAGTCAAGACCTTAGAAAGCTTGTTGCGAATCTGGTTGTTGTATCTGTAGGTACTTTAGTGGCATTGGTTGCGATTCAAAATGTCTCTGCAACAGCTGCATTACTTTACTACTTAGTGCATTCAACTATTATTTGCGCAGCACTATTTTTAATTGCAGATTTAATTGCTCAACAACGCGGTAAAGTTGCCGACCGATTAGTAGCAGGTCGTGCCGTTGCACAGCCATACTTGCTTGGTGCTTGTTTCATAGTTGCTGCTCTTGCCGTTGTTGGTATGCCGCCGTTATCTGGCTTTGTAGGTAAAGTATGGATTTTAAAGAGCACGCTAGATAGTGAAAAAGCCATGTTGTTTTGGCCAATTTACCTAGTATCTAGTTTGGCGTTATTAGTGGCGGTTTCACGCGCTGGTACAAGCTTATTCTGGGATCATACTCATAAAGACAGTGAAGCAATTGAAGGCACCAAAGCACATCCTCTTAAAGTGATTTCAGTAGTTGCGCTACTTGCATGTTCACCTTTAATGGTTGTATTTGCAGGACCTATTTCAGACTATATGCTAGCAACATCAGAGCAGTTGTTTGATATCAACACTAGCATCAACACTGTATTACAAGGAGGCCATTGATGCGTTTAGAAGCTCGCTTTCGTTGGTTGCCAACACCATTTCGCAGTGTTTTATTATTTATTGTATGGCTGTTGTTAAATAACAGTGTGTCGCCTGGACACCTGTTTTTAGCTGCATTTTTCGCAATTACCATTCCGTGGATAACTTTCCCATTTCGTGATCCTCAGCCGCTAATTGTAAGGCCGGGTCTTGCGTTTAGGCACTTATTGTTGGTGCTTTATGATATTGTGACTGCCAATTTACAAGTGGCACTGTTGATTCTCGGGCCCACTAAAAAATTGCGCCCAGGTTTTATAAAAGTGCCTTTGGATTTAAGCCACGAAATGCCAATTACTATTTTGGCAAGTACAGTGTCGTTAACGCCGGGTACTGTGAGCGCAGAGGTTTACCCTATTCCTGAGTCCCTCGAAGAGGGGGCAGAGATTGAGCAGCGCTATTTATTAATCCATGTGCTCGATTTAGCTGATGAACAAGCGTTAATTAAAACGATTAAGCAGCGCTATGAAGCACCGCTTAAGGAGATTTTTCGATGCTAGATACTGTTTTTTTAATAGTTTACGCCATGATAGCTATATCTTTATTACTAAACGTGTGGCGGTTAATTGTAGGGCCGTCGGTACCTGATCGTATTTTGGCTTTAGATACTATGTTTATTAACACCATCGCTTTAATTATTCTGTATGGCATGAGCATGGGAACAGATTTATATTTTGAAGCCGCATTATTAATCGCTATGCTTGGCTTTGTTAGCACGGTAGCTGTATGTAAGTATTTGCTACGTGGCGATATTATTGAATAGGGTAGCAAATGATGAGTGAATGGATTGTATCAATCTTACTATTAATTGGTGGTTGCTTTATTCTAATAGGCTCAATAGGCCTTGTGAAAATGCCTGATTTTTTTATGCGTTTACACGGTCCAACTAAAGCAACAACCCTAGGAATGGCATCGTTATTGATTGCTGCGATGGTGTATTTTAGCTATACCAATGAAGGGATGAGCGTAAAAGAAATTCTCATTTCAATTTTCTTACTGATCACCGCGCCTATTAGCGGCTATATGCTGATTAAGTCAGCAATCCATCATAAGCTTCGTGCTAAAGATGGCACTAAGGGCCTCGATAACATCGAAGAAGATTAATACCAGCTCGCAATAATACTTAAGGAATTGGTGTGATATCTGAGTAACAGAACAATGTGATCTACTCGAGTGGCTTTTATTGAGCTCGTAGATCGCATAAAATGCCCCGTCATTTAGTACAGTAGGTAAATAGAGCATTATGCGAGTAGCACTTGGAGTAGAATACAACGGCGCGCGTTACAGTGGTTGGCAACGTCAATCACACGTCAATAGCGTACAACAAGAAGTAGAAACGGCGTTGTCGCGTATTTGTAATCATCCAGTCGAAATTGTTTGTGCAGGCCGCACCGATGCGGGTGTACATGGCACCGGGCAAGTGATCCATTTTGATACTCACGCTGAGCGTGAAATGGTCGCGTTCACTATGGGTATGAATACCTTACTGCCAAAAGATATTGCTATTCGCTTTGCCCAGCCTGTAAGCGAAGACTTTCACGCTCGTTTTAGTGCTACAGCTCGTCGCTACCGCTATGTGATTTATAATTACACCTATCGCGGCGCTATCATGAGTGAAGGGGTGACACACTTTCATCACCCATTAGACGAAACTAAAATGCAAGAAGCCTGTCAGTATTTAATAGGCGAGCATGACTTTACTTCGTTTAGAGCACTACATTGCCAAGCAAATACAGCAAATCGTACTATTCACCACCTGTCGGTAAAACGCCAAGGTGATTATGTGATTATTGATATTAAAGCCAATGCGTTTTTACATCACATGGTACGAAACATCACAGGGTGTTTGATGGACATTGGTCTTCATAAGCATGAACCCGTGTGGTTAAAAGAATTACTCGATTTAAAAGAGCGCGCTAAGGCAAGTGCGACAGCGAAAGCTGCTGGCCTTTACTTAGTTGACGTGGATTACCCAGAACATTTTGGCATTCCTAAAACACCATTAGGGCCTTTGTTTTTACCTGATTCAGACAGTTAGACTTTAGTAGACTACTACTAAGACCAGTTTTTTATATCGTCTGCGGGTAATTCATGTTTTAATTGAAAAAATCTGTCTGTTTATTTGTTATCAGAAACACAAGTGAGTGTTTCCAATTAAACAGACTGCGACACAGAACAGCATTAAGAGAGTTGCAAATGAGTTGGTTAGAAAAAATCTTACCTAAAACGACTAAATCGTCAGGTCGTAAAGAAATCCCTGAAGGGGTTTGGGCTAAGTGTACAGACTGTGATTCAATTTTATATAAAGCAGAATTAGAAAAAGCACTCAACGTGTGTCCTAAGTGTGATCACCACATGCGTTTAAGTGGCCGTAAACGTCTTGAAAACTTTTTAGACGATGCTGATCGTCAAGAACTTGGTGCAGAGCACGAACCAAAAGACGTATTAAAGTTTAAAGATTCTAAAAAATACTCTGACCGTATTACCCAAGCACAAAAAGCAAGCGGCGAAAAAGACGCACTTGTGGCAATGAAAGGCCGTTTAAAAGGCATTCCTGTTGCTGCTGTTGCTTTTGAGTTCTCGTTTATGGGTGGTTCAATGGCGTCAGTAGTAGGTGCTCGTTTTGTTGAAGCTGTAGACCAATGTTTAGAGCACGACATGCCACTTATTTGTTTCTCTGCATCAGGCGGTGCACGTATGCAAGAAGCACTTATGTCATTAATGCAAATGGCTAAAACAAGTGCTGCGCTTGCGAAAATGAGCGAAAAAGGCTTACCGTTTATTTCAGTATTAACTGATCCGACAATGGGTGGTGTATCTGCATCACTGGCAATGCTTGGTGATGTAAACGTTGCTGAACCTAAAGCGCTTATCGGTTTTGCGGGTCCTCGCGTAATCGAGCAAACAGTACGTGAAA
The nucleotide sequence above comes from Pseudoalteromonas shioyasakiensis. Encoded proteins:
- a CDS encoding monovalent cation/H+ antiporter subunit A — translated: MTLLWIPLLSLIGSVISSCTSKLTRNQSTALTMLAPLIALGIVFSYTPAVFSGETIRYTAEWIPLLNMQVSFRLDGLTLLFLYMILGIGTLVIFYARYYLSNSDSMPKLYCYLMLFMTAMVGIVMSNNVIQLWFFWELTSISSFLLISYWWHKSEARKGARMALAITGAGGLALLAGLLLIGDIVGSYNLDVILASKALIQSHELYEVALVLVLLGAFTKSAQFPFHFWLPHAMAAPTPVSAYLHSATMVKAGIFLLARFYPALSGTDTWFILVAMTGLATLLVGAYIALFKHDLKGLLAYSTISHLGLITLLLGLDTELATVAAIFHIINHATFKASLFMATGIIDHETGTRDMRKLNGMWRFMPYTATLAMVAAAAMAGVPLLNGFLSKEMFFAETLHQQVLGSMSWLIPVLATIAGALSVAYSARFIHDVFFNGDPIDLPKQPHEPPRYMRVPIEILVVLCLLVGMFPHFAVSDILASASFAVLGNVAPDYKLSVWHGFNLPLLMSFIATSVGVMIYVQRKHLFHFQASLPTLNAKKGFERGLYSLIKWSQEKIKRIENGSLQRYAFVMIAVVLMCAGWPLFEMRQLAGASELTPIDFHNAIGAGLLIIGALATVIWHRSRMISLIMISIVGLMVSVAFTRFSAPDLALTQLTVEVVTVMLLMLALFFLPQRTPKESSSLRILRDLGISSAIGVVVASICYALLTRPLESISDFFVANAKTGGGGTNVVNVILVDFRGFDTLGEITVLGIAALGIYKLLINLPLFMPASDSEGRPWARERYPILLSSISQSLLPLALLVSAYIFLRGHNLPGGGFIAGLVTAIAFILQYMANGSHWIADRFDVNYRKIIASGIAIALFTGIGSWFFERSFLTTWFDYFDIPLVGKTELASAIVFDLGVYLTVVGATLMILASLGKLTADTPKQEVNI
- a CDS encoding Na+/H+ antiporter subunit C — encoded protein: MEVLYASCVGVLVACGIYLILRARTFPVVLGLTMLSYAVNLFLFSSGRLTINKAAVLGTGSEYADPLPQALVLTAIVIGFAMTAFVVILAIRGRADLGNDHVDGHLVKSSKEQK
- a CDS encoding monovalent cation/H+ antiporter subunit D; translation: MIQHLASLPILIPMLAGVILLMPPCGKNLHIRRVSSVILSIVTLSVSAYLLYHVNSTAPLVYAIGDWSAPFGIVLVADRLATLLVLLTSFLGAVVVLYSCAGDDKKGSFFHPLVHFLVLGVNGAFLTGDVFNLFVFFEVLLIASYSLLMHAGNKHSTRAALQYVILNLIGSSVFLIALGVLYGVLGTLNIADLAQKVPQLTGDDVYLAKIGGLLLIVVFALKGALLPLHLWLPNTYASAMPLVAALFAIMTKVGVYAMLRVYTVIFGDNAGELAHMAQPWLWGLALATIVMGGIGVLASQDLRKLVANLVVVSVGTLVALVAIQNVSATAALLYYLVHSTIICAALFLIADLIAQQRGKVADRLVAGRAVAQPYLLGACFIVAALAVVGMPPLSGFVGKVWILKSTLDSEKAMLFWPIYLVSSLALLVAVSRAGTSLFWDHTHKDSEAIEGTKAHPLKVISVVALLACSPLMVVFAGPISDYMLATSEQLFDINTSINTVLQGGH
- a CDS encoding Na+/H+ antiporter subunit E; the encoded protein is MRLEARFRWLPTPFRSVLLFIVWLLLNNSVSPGHLFLAAFFAITIPWITFPFRDPQPLIVRPGLAFRHLLLVLYDIVTANLQVALLILGPTKKLRPGFIKVPLDLSHEMPITILASTVSLTPGTVSAEVYPIPESLEEGAEIEQRYLLIHVLDLADEQALIKTIKQRYEAPLKEIFRC
- a CDS encoding K+/H+ antiporter subunit F is translated as MLDTVFLIVYAMIAISLLLNVWRLIVGPSVPDRILALDTMFINTIALIILYGMSMGTDLYFEAALLIAMLGFVSTVAVCKYLLRGDIIE
- a CDS encoding Na+/H+ antiporter subunit G: MMSEWIVSILLLIGGCFILIGSIGLVKMPDFFMRLHGPTKATTLGMASLLIAAMVYFSYTNEGMSVKEILISIFLLITAPISGYMLIKSAIHHKLRAKDGTKGLDNIEED
- the truA gene encoding tRNA pseudouridine(38-40) synthase TruA, producing MRVALGVEYNGARYSGWQRQSHVNSVQQEVETALSRICNHPVEIVCAGRTDAGVHGTGQVIHFDTHAEREMVAFTMGMNTLLPKDIAIRFAQPVSEDFHARFSATARRYRYVIYNYTYRGAIMSEGVTHFHHPLDETKMQEACQYLIGEHDFTSFRALHCQANTANRTIHHLSVKRQGDYVIIDIKANAFLHHMVRNITGCLMDIGLHKHEPVWLKELLDLKERAKASATAKAAGLYLVDVDYPEHFGIPKTPLGPLFLPDSDS
- a CDS encoding acetyl-CoA carboxylase carboxyltransferase subunit beta — its product is MSWLEKILPKTTKSSGRKEIPEGVWAKCTDCDSILYKAELEKALNVCPKCDHHMRLSGRKRLENFLDDADRQELGAEHEPKDVLKFKDSKKYSDRITQAQKASGEKDALVAMKGRLKGIPVAAVAFEFSFMGGSMASVVGARFVEAVDQCLEHDMPLICFSASGGARMQEALMSLMQMAKTSAALAKMSEKGLPFISVLTDPTMGGVSASLAMLGDVNVAEPKALIGFAGPRVIEQTVRETLPEGFQRSEFLLEHGAIDMIVDRREMRDTLARILAKFMNLPSTEQEHRVA